One genomic window of Saccopteryx bilineata isolate mSacBil1 chromosome 4, mSacBil1_pri_phased_curated, whole genome shotgun sequence includes the following:
- the RUSF1 gene encoding RUS family member 1: protein MAGRAAIAAPLCSEQFGSQEARSCYAAADGSLQWETWRRRWWDFSAAVKPEEPDGGGGAPPATASPPLSRLLTVFLPQGFPDSVSPDYLPYQLWDSVQAFASSLSGALATHAVLLGIGVGNPEASVSAATATWLVKDSTGMLGRIVFAWWKGSKLDCNAKQWRLIADILNDVAMFLEIMAPVYPVCFTMTVCMSNLAKCIVSVAGGATRAALTVHQARRNNMADVAAKDGSQETLVNLVGLLVSLLILPLVSDCPRLNLGCFFFFTALHIYANYRAVRALVLETLNRGRLWLVLKHFLQKGEVLDPTSANRMEPLWTGVWPSRTLSLSLGVPLHRLVSSVFELQQLAEGHQEPYLLHWDPSRNKVQVVLGQTAGPEAILRAATHALVLAALREGGPLPGELQGLRDRVQAGPKEESWVVKETHQVLDRLFPTFLKGLQDGGWKTEKHQLEVDEWRATWPRSPEKKVL from the exons ATGGCTGGACGAGCAGCTATAGCAGCTCCGCTCTGCTCCGAGCAGTTCGGCTCCCAGGAGGCCCGGAGCTGCTACGCCGCTGCCGACGGGAGCCTGCAGTGGGAGACCTGGAGGCGGCGCTGGTGGGACTTCTCCGCGGCCGTGAAACCCGAAGAACCAGATGGGGGCGGAGGGGCACCTCCCGCGACCGCCTCGCCCCCTCTCTCGCGTCTCCTGACGGTGTTCCTGCCGCAGGGCTTCCCGGACAGCGTCAGCCCGGACTATCTGCCCTACCAGCTGTGGGATTCCGTGCAG gcCTTTGCTTCCAGCCTCTCCGGCGCCCTGGCCACCCACGCCGTCTTGCTGGGCATCGGAGTGGGAAACCCAGAGGCCTCTGTTTCAGCTGCCACGGCCACCTGGCTGGTGAAAG ATTCAACTGGCATGCTGGGCCGCATCGTCTTTGCCTGGTGGAAGGG GAGCAAACTGGACTGTAACGCCAAGCAGTGGAG GCTTATTGCCGACATCCTCAACGATGTCGCCATGTTCCTCGAGATCATGGCCCCTGTATACCCAGTCTGTTTCACCATGACCGTCTGCATGAGCAACCTGGCTAAG TGCATTGTGAGCGTGGCCGGTGGCGCTACTCGGGCCGCCCTGACCGTGCACCAGGCCCGGCGCAACAACATGGCCGACGTGGCGGCCAAGGATGGCAGCCAG GAGACGCTGGTAAACCTGGTGGGGCTCCTGGTCAGCCTCTTGATACTTCCCCTGGTGTCAGATTGCCCCAG ACTCAACCTCGggtgtttcttcttcttcactgCCCTCCACATCTACGCCAACTACCGGGCAGTCCGGGCCCTTGTCTTAGAGACCTTGAACAGAGGCCGGCTCTGGCTGGTCCTGAAGCACTTTCTTCAGAAGGGGGAGGTACTGGACCCCACTTCAGCCAATCGGATGGAGCCATTGTGGACAG GTGTCTGGCCGTCTCGGACTCTGTCCCTGTCCTTGGGGGTCCCCCTGCATCGCTTGGTCTCCAG TGTCTTTGAGCTGCAGCAGCTGGCCGAGGGACACCAGGAACCTTACCTTCTTCACTGGGACCCGTCACGAA ACAAGGTACAGGTTGTGCTGGGCCAGACGGCAGGCCCTGAGGCCATCCTGAGGGCTGCCACACACGCGCTGGTGCTTGCCGCCCTGCGGGAAGGCGGGCCCCTCCCAGGAGAGCTGCAGGGACTGAGGGACCGAGTCCAGGCCG GTCCTAAGGAAGAGAGCTGGGTCGTCAAGGAGACACACCAAGTGTTGGACAGGCTATTCCCGACATTCTTGAAAG GACTGCAGGATGGGGGCTGGAAGACCGAAAAGCACCAGCTGGAGGTGGATGAGTGGAGGGCCACGTGGCCCCGGTCTCCAGAAAAGAAGGTTTTGTGA
- the AHSP gene encoding alpha-hemoglobin-stabilizing protein, producing MALLQANKDLISKGMKEFNVLLNQQVFTEPLISEEAMVTVVNDWVNLYINYYKPQVTGEPQEQDRTLQELRQELNNLSAPFLDKYRAFLKSQ from the exons ATGGCCCTTCTTCAGGCGAATAAAGATCTCATTTCCAAAGGAATGAAGGAATTCAATGTGCTGCTGAATCAGCAG gtctTCACGGAGCCTCTCATCTCTGAAGAAGCCATGGTGACTGTGGTGAATGACTGGGTGAACTTGTACATCAACTACTACAAGCCGCAGGTGACAGGCGAGCCGCAAGAGCAGGACAGAACTCTGCAGGAACTTCGGCAAGAGCTGAACAACCTGTCTGCCCCTTTCCTGGACAAATACAGGGCCTTCCTGAAGTCCCAGTGA